A genomic region of Papaver somniferum cultivar HN1 chromosome 7, ASM357369v1, whole genome shotgun sequence contains the following coding sequences:
- the LOC113295967 gene encoding probable aspartic protease At2g35615 has product MGINFFIFLITITHVSLLLNSVIAVYLKKGFGMKMIHIDSKESLLYPGNHLTRDERLQRLVEQSRSQARYIESQILVQINETRSMDPDVARLPVVYEPRMFYVVKIGLGTFPGRRKSFMNYYLMIDTGSDQTWLQCKGATKSFTQDMPLYPWNSSTTYRHVACNTHPLCKGDKFNVDGQCTYVASYMTGSVTSDAKIGGAGQKVYTTPIVVPKFRTQLYYLNLEDISVGNKRVRFSRGTFKLSSKGEGGTAIDSGTPISIMYKDHFDRVADLVKEHFNEIDIEYIGSHQSFYVCFRLRGRFDISKYPSITLHFQQSDYVISDYKANFIIFDEIVCLGISRGNTKSPAFMFGAMQQSNKRILYNIMDNSLSFATEYCELDS; this is encoded by the exons ATGGGaataaattttttcatttttcttataaCAATCACTCATGTTTCGCTACTATTAAACTCAGTCATCGCGGTGTATCTAAAGAAAGGATTTGGTATGAAGATGATTCATATAGACTCCAAAGAATCACTTTTGTATCCCGGTAACCATTTAACACGAGATGAAAGGCTTCAAAGACTCGTCGAACAATCCAGATCTCAAGCACGTTACATCGAGTCACAAATATTAGTCCAGATAAATGAAACACGTTCTATGGATCCTGATGTTGCACGTCTGCCTGTAGTTTACGAACCAAGAATGTTTTACGTTGTAAAAATTGGTTTAGGTACCTTTCCTGGTAGACGAAAGTCATTCATGAATTACTATTTGATGATTGATACAGGTAGTGATCAAACATGGCTTCAGTGCAAAGGTGCCACTAAATCTTTCACTCAAGATATGCCACTTTATCCTTGGAATTCGTCAACTACATATCGTCATGTTGCTTGTAATACACATCCTCTTTGTAAAGGAGATAAATTTAATGTTGATGGTCAATGCACTTACGTAGCAAGCTATATGACTGGATCAGTTACATCTG ATGCAAAAATTGGAGGTGCAGGTCAAAAAGTATATACAACTCCCATTGTTGTGCCTAAGTTTCGAACGCAACTCTATTACTTAAATCTAGAAGATATTAGTGTAGGAAACAAAAGAGTAAGATTTTCTAGAGGTACTTTCAAGCTTAGTAGTAAAGGAGAAGGCGGTACTGCTATAGATTCTGGTACCCCAATATCCATTATGTATAAGGATCATTTTGATAGAGTTGCAGATTTGGTGAAGGAACATTTTAACGAGATCGACATTGAATATATTGGTTCTCACCaaagtttttatgtttgtttccgCCTACGAGGAAGATTTGATATTAGTAAATATCCTTCTATAACACTTCATTTTCAACAGTCCGACTACGTCATTTCAGATTATAAAGCCAATTTCATAATATTTGATGAAATTGTTTGTTTAGGTATTTCCCGAGGGAATACTAAATCACCGGCTTTTATGTTTGGAGCAATGCAACAATCTAATAAAAGGATTTTGTATAATATTATGGATAATTCGCTCTCGTTTGCTACAGAGTATTGTGAATTAGATTCATGA